The Paraburkholderia acidisoli genome contains a region encoding:
- the argE gene encoding acetylornithine deacetylase codes for MSHAEAAQSSPSTASLPASLPWVTRLVSMDTVSRHPNLGLIETVRDDLRARGIEATLTYGRDGKWANLFATIPAHNGETNGGIVLSGHTDVVPVDGQKWDSDPFKPEIRDGLLYGRGTCDMKGFIGAALSLVPEMQQVKLAKPLHFALSFDEEVGCVGAPLMIEELMKRGVKPEGCIVGEPTSMRPIVAHKGINVYQCCVRGHAAHSSLTPRGLNAIEYAARLICHIRDIADEFRANGPFDELYDVPFTTAQTSTIEGGNAVNTVPAECRFAFEFRNLPTLDPDAIFARIEQYARETLVPKMQRENAAGAIEFTKVAAAPGLDATEQAAITQLVRALTADDARRKVAYGTEAGLFANAGIPSVVCGPGDIQQAHKPNEFVSLDQLAACENFLRKLVRGLSIDARAN; via the coding sequence ATGTCCCACGCTGAAGCCGCGCAGTCTTCGCCGTCCACCGCCTCCCTTCCCGCCTCGCTTCCCTGGGTCACCCGTCTCGTGTCGATGGACACGGTCAGCCGTCACCCCAATCTCGGCCTGATCGAGACCGTGCGCGACGACCTGCGCGCCCGCGGCATCGAGGCCACGCTCACCTACGGCCGCGACGGCAAATGGGCGAATCTGTTCGCCACGATTCCCGCGCACAACGGCGAGACCAACGGCGGCATCGTGCTCTCCGGCCACACCGACGTCGTGCCCGTGGACGGTCAGAAGTGGGACAGCGACCCGTTCAAGCCCGAGATTCGCGACGGCCTGCTCTATGGCCGCGGCACCTGCGACATGAAAGGGTTTATCGGCGCGGCGCTTTCGCTCGTGCCCGAGATGCAGCAGGTCAAACTCGCGAAGCCGCTGCATTTCGCGCTCTCGTTCGACGAGGAAGTGGGCTGCGTGGGCGCACCGCTCATGATCGAAGAACTCATGAAACGCGGCGTGAAGCCGGAAGGTTGCATCGTGGGCGAACCCACCAGCATGCGGCCGATCGTGGCGCACAAGGGCATCAACGTGTATCAGTGCTGCGTGCGCGGTCACGCGGCGCATTCGTCGCTCACGCCGCGCGGCCTGAACGCGATCGAATACGCGGCGCGCCTCATCTGCCACATTCGCGATATCGCCGACGAATTCCGCGCCAACGGTCCGTTCGACGAGCTCTACGATGTGCCCTTCACCACGGCGCAAACCAGCACGATCGAGGGCGGCAACGCCGTCAACACGGTGCCGGCCGAATGCCGCTTCGCGTTCGAATTCCGCAATCTGCCCACCCTCGACCCCGACGCGATCTTCGCGCGCATCGAACAATATGCACGCGAGACGCTCGTGCCGAAGATGCAGCGCGAAAACGCGGCAGGTGCGATCGAGTTCACGAAGGTCGCCGCGGCGCCGGGGCTCGACGCCACGGAACAAGCCGCCATCACGCAACTCGTGCGCGCCCTCACCGCCGACGACGCTCGCCGCAAGGTCGCCTACGGCACCGAAGCCGGCCTGTTCGCGAACGCCGGCATTCCCAGCGTGGTGTGCGGCCCCGGCGACATCCAGCAAGCGCACAAGCCCAACGAATTCGTATCGCTCGATCAGCTCGCGGCCTGCGAGAACTTCCTGCGCAAGCTGGTGCGCGGGTTGTCGATCGATGCGCGTGCGAACTGA
- a CDS encoding threonine/serine dehydratase yields MSTATPLPTDHTIDGEAIPTLDEIASQHFALAPWVVRTPVFDRHDVPSVEGTLVNFKFELLQSSGSFKVRGAFTHLLALDAAQRSAGVTCVSGGNHAIAVAYAAMRLGISAKVVLFRTASEARIAQCRRLGAEIVVASNSVEAFEIVRRIETDEGRYYVHPFNGYRTVLGTATLGYEWATQAPDLDAVIVPIGGGGLAAGVSTALRLANPRVQVYGVEPEGSDAMRQSFAANHTVRMTHMHSIADSLMSPHTEQYSYTLCRSHIERIVTVSDDELRHAMRLLFEQLKLAVEPACAAATAALLGPLRDALQGKRVGVLLCGTNTDSATFHEHIALAQ; encoded by the coding sequence ATGTCCACCGCCACGCCGCTGCCCACCGACCACACCATCGACGGTGAGGCCATCCCCACGCTCGACGAGATCGCCTCGCAGCACTTCGCGCTCGCGCCGTGGGTCGTGCGCACGCCCGTGTTCGATCGCCACGACGTGCCCTCGGTCGAAGGCACGCTCGTCAACTTCAAGTTCGAGTTGCTGCAATCGAGCGGCAGTTTCAAGGTGCGCGGCGCGTTCACGCATCTGCTCGCGCTCGACGCGGCGCAACGCAGCGCGGGCGTGACCTGCGTCTCGGGCGGCAATCACGCGATTGCCGTGGCGTACGCGGCCATGCGGCTCGGTATCAGCGCGAAGGTCGTGCTGTTTCGCACGGCAAGCGAGGCGCGCATTGCGCAGTGCCGCCGTCTGGGCGCGGAAATCGTCGTGGCGTCGAACAGCGTGGAAGCCTTTGAGATCGTGCGCCGCATCGAAACCGATGAAGGCCGTTACTACGTCCATCCTTTCAACGGCTATCGCACGGTGCTCGGCACGGCCACGCTCGGCTACGAATGGGCGACCCAGGCGCCCGATCTCGACGCCGTGATCGTGCCGATCGGCGGCGGCGGACTCGCGGCCGGTGTCTCCACGGCCCTGCGTCTCGCGAATCCGCGCGTGCAGGTGTACGGAGTCGAGCCGGAAGGCTCCGACGCGATGCGCCAGAGCTTCGCCGCGAATCACACGGTGCGCATGACGCACATGCATTCGATCGCCGATTCGCTGATGTCGCCGCACACCGAGCAGTACAGCTATACGCTGTGCCGCAGCCACATCGAGCGCATCGTCACGGTCTCCGACGACGAACTGCGCCACGCCATGCGCCTGCTGTTCGAGCAGCTCAAGCTCGCCGTCGAGCCCGCGTGCGCGGCCGCCACGGCGGCCTTGCTCGGGCCGTTGCGCGACGCGCTGCAAGGCAAGCGCGTGGGTGTGCTCTTGTGCGGCACCAATACCGACTCGGCCACGTTCCACGAACACATCGCGCTCGCGCAATAA
- the mscL gene encoding large conductance mechanosensitive channel protein MscL codes for MSMIKEFKEFAVKGNVMDLAVGVIIGGAFSSIVNSVVKDLIMPVIGVVTGGLDFSNQFIRLGAIPASFKGNPDSYKDLQGAGVAVFGYGSFITVLINFIILAFIIFLMVKFINKLRRPEEAAAPAAPPPTPEDVLLLREIRDSLKDNPRQGV; via the coding sequence ATGAGCATGATCAAGGAGTTCAAGGAATTCGCCGTCAAAGGCAACGTAATGGATCTCGCCGTCGGTGTGATCATCGGCGGTGCGTTTTCCAGCATTGTCAATTCGGTCGTGAAAGACCTCATCATGCCGGTGATCGGCGTGGTGACCGGCGGCCTCGACTTCTCGAACCAGTTCATCCGGCTCGGTGCGATTCCCGCGTCGTTCAAGGGCAATCCCGATTCGTACAAGGATTTGCAAGGCGCCGGTGTGGCCGTGTTCGGCTACGGCTCGTTCATCACCGTGCTGATCAACTTCATCATCCTCGCGTTCATCATCTTTTTGATGGTGAAATTCATCAACAAGCTGCGTAGGCCCGAGGAAGCCGCGGCACCGGCCGCGCCGCCGCCCACGCCGGAAGACGTGCTGCTGCTGCGCGAGATTCGCGACTCGCTGAAGGACAATCCGCGACAAGGCGTGTAA
- a CDS encoding hybrid sensor histidine kinase/response regulator, which produces MTEDATLLAGAHVLVVDDDEGILRLARKSLMRAGARVDTCTRVADARALLAAQRPDVLVLDFQLDGAETGLDFFRRLRADEVRVPAILVTGFTDESRVIAALRAGVSDVVPKSGDYLDYLPEAVARVLSQAELQRASDEALLLRDREEHYRTLSEALPHLVLTCGADGECDFLSKQWLDYTGVGANEALGLAWLDAVHPDDREEIRRSWLQAAKSGAAEYRHELRIRRHDGAYRWFDIRMIAMRDPRGGLNKYFGSCTDIDAQRVATEERERLLASEQAARQAAEEANRAKDRFLAMLSHELRTPLTPVLAGTHLLAQIPGLPEAAREGVLMIRRNIELEARLIDDLLDLTRVANGKLSLTLDAVDVHEVIAAVLDLFHSEIQTKQQEVHVDLRAVQHWVRGDRARLQQMLWNLVRNAAKFTPDGGHIFVRTLDERMQVEIVVEDTGIGIAPEQIGKLFHAFEQGSHNRSQFGGLGLGLAVTRALTEAHGGRVSAKSPGAHCGATFTIVLPTAAAPDIEPTIADLQVQHPSGALNILLVEDHDDTAEVMSQLMRALGHDVAVAGSVAGALALSSAERFDLVVSDIGLPDGSGIDFIRAFRTNSTVPAIALTGFGTDDDVRRSVEAGFTAHLTKPVNFIQLERLIEQAAATRAAAAEPDRAP; this is translated from the coding sequence ATGACTGAAGACGCTACGCTGCTGGCCGGCGCGCATGTGCTCGTAGTCGACGACGACGAAGGCATCCTGCGCCTCGCCCGCAAATCGCTCATGCGCGCCGGCGCGCGCGTGGACACCTGCACCCGGGTTGCCGATGCGCGCGCGCTGCTCGCCGCGCAGCGCCCCGACGTGCTCGTGCTCGACTTCCAGCTCGACGGCGCGGAAACCGGCCTCGACTTCTTCCGCCGCCTGCGTGCCGACGAGGTGCGGGTGCCCGCCATCCTCGTCACCGGTTTCACCGACGAATCGCGCGTGATCGCCGCGCTGCGTGCCGGTGTCTCCGACGTGGTGCCGAAGTCGGGCGACTATCTCGACTACCTTCCCGAAGCCGTGGCGCGCGTGCTGTCGCAGGCCGAACTGCAGCGCGCCTCCGACGAAGCCTTGCTGCTGCGCGATCGCGAGGAGCATTACCGCACGCTGTCGGAAGCGCTGCCTCATCTCGTGCTCACTTGCGGCGCCGACGGCGAGTGCGACTTCCTCTCGAAGCAATGGCTCGACTACACGGGCGTGGGCGCGAACGAGGCGCTCGGCCTCGCGTGGCTCGACGCCGTGCATCCCGACGACCGTGAGGAAATCCGCCGCAGCTGGCTGCAGGCCGCGAAGAGCGGCGCCGCCGAATACCGGCACGAGCTGCGCATCCGGCGTCACGACGGCGCGTATCGCTGGTTCGACATCCGCATGATTGCCATGCGCGATCCGCGCGGCGGCTTGAACAAGTATTTCGGCAGTTGCACCGACATCGACGCCCAACGCGTCGCCACCGAAGAACGCGAGCGTTTGCTCGCATCCGAGCAGGCCGCGCGCCAGGCCGCCGAAGAAGCCAATCGCGCGAAAGACCGCTTTCTCGCGATGCTCTCGCACGAACTGCGCACGCCGCTCACGCCCGTGCTCGCGGGCACGCATCTGCTCGCGCAGATTCCCGGCCTGCCCGAGGCCGCGCGCGAAGGCGTGCTGATGATCCGCCGCAATATCGAACTCGAGGCGCGCCTGATCGACGATCTGCTCGATCTCACGCGGGTGGCGAACGGCAAGCTGAGCCTCACGCTCGACGCCGTGGACGTGCACGAAGTGATCGCCGCGGTGCTCGATCTTTTTCACAGCGAGATCCAGACGAAGCAGCAGGAAGTGCACGTCGATCTGCGTGCGGTCCAGCATTGGGTGCGCGGCGACCGCGCGCGCCTGCAACAGATGCTCTGGAATCTCGTGCGCAACGCCGCGAAGTTCACGCCCGACGGCGGGCACATTTTCGTGCGCACGCTCGACGAGCGCATGCAGGTGGAGATCGTGGTGGAGGACACGGGCATCGGCATCGCGCCCGAACAGATCGGCAAGCTTTTTCACGCGTTCGAGCAGGGCAGCCACAACCGCAGCCAGTTCGGCGGTCTCGGCCTCGGGCTCGCGGTCACGCGCGCGTTGACGGAAGCGCACGGCGGCCGCGTGAGCGCGAAAAGTCCGGGCGCGCATTGCGGCGCGACCTTCACGATCGTGCTGCCCACGGCGGCCGCGCCCGACATCGAGCCGACCATTGCCGACCTGCAGGTGCAACATCCTTCCGGCGCATTGAATATTCTGCTCGTCGAGGACCACGACGACACGGCCGAGGTGATGTCGCAGCTCATGCGCGCGCTCGGCCACGACGTGGCGGTGGCGGGCAGCGTCGCGGGCGCGCTGGCGCTTTCGTCGGCGGAGCGCTTCGACCTCGTCGTGAGCGATATCGGCTTGCCGGACGGCTCGGGCATCGACTTCATCCGCGCGTTCCGTACGAATTCGACGGTGCCCGCGATCGCGCTCACGGGTTTCGGCACCGACGACGACGTGCGCCGCAGCGTAGAGGCGGGCTTCACCGCCCATCTCACGAAACCCGTGAACTTCATCCAGCTCGAACGCCTGATCGAGCAGGCGGCGGCCACGCGCGCCGCGGCCGCGGAGCCCGACCGGGCGCCTTGA
- a CDS encoding response regulator, giving the protein MTNGEHVSIVLIEDDDGHATLVERNLRRSGISNSFMRFRDGQDALDYFFGDPQAPAAGAGATMARPPRETLANFVVLLDLRMPRVDGFEVLRRLKSEPTTAAVPVIVLTTTDDPREIERCYELGCNVYITKPVEYDAFIEAVRRLGFFLQVVKLPPGHRFARP; this is encoded by the coding sequence ATGACGAACGGGGAACACGTCAGCATCGTGCTGATCGAGGACGACGACGGCCACGCCACGCTCGTCGAGCGCAATCTGCGCCGCTCGGGTATTTCGAACAGCTTCATGCGGTTCCGCGACGGCCAGGACGCGCTCGATTATTTTTTCGGCGATCCGCAGGCGCCCGCGGCGGGCGCGGGCGCGACGATGGCACGGCCGCCGCGCGAGACGCTGGCGAATTTCGTCGTGCTGCTCGACCTGCGCATGCCGCGCGTGGATGGTTTCGAGGTGCTGCGGCGGCTCAAGAGCGAACCGACCACGGCTGCGGTGCCGGTGATCGTGCTGACGACCACCGACGACCCGCGTGAGATCGAGCGCTGCTACGAGCTGGGTTGCAACGTCTACATCACGAAGCCGGTGGAGTACGACGCGTTTATCGAAGCGGTGCGGCGGCTGGGCTTTTTCCTCCAGGTGGTGAAGCTGCCGCCGGGGCACCGCTTCGCGCGGCCTTGA
- a CDS encoding sensor histidine kinase: MKLFAKGLLLIAIPSVIELALLGVVFDTQGKAEQAARQAESSQQILWQARSLIDPLLREAARVRTAIVLDDASFIDRRAVWTEFSDRIALLARMVADNPAQRVRVDQMRAAAFAWRKQAGEIADALRAGKPAAFARAAGDGLPPEIDTVRGVLGEFVDEETRLDQQRVASLRVTRERQQDALIVAVAGSMLIWAFTAVAFARNVGVRLAALGANADRLSVGAALAPPLEGDDEIAALDAVLHQTSARLRVADREQAALKSQLQARATDLARANEYLRQETQDNEMFIYSVSHDLRSPLVNLQGFSKELEVSCADLRKQIDAAGLPAHEHRTMAVVLDSDVDESLQFLRQAVARAAAIIEALLRISRAGRLEYRWQRVNVARVVERVLGGIEPTLAGAARIEVGELPSAWGDPAALEQIFGSLVDNALRHLDAARPGRVEIGAIMAHETSGELPPIDAQSPANDAEKPPAERTRTYYVRDNGVGIPPAYVPKLFRAFQRLHNGESAGQGTGLALARRIVERHGGRIWVESQPGAGSTFFVALPDQPMHMI; this comes from the coding sequence ATGAAACTGTTCGCCAAGGGGCTCTTGCTGATCGCGATACCGAGCGTCATCGAACTGGCGCTGCTCGGCGTCGTGTTCGACACGCAAGGCAAGGCCGAGCAGGCGGCGCGACAGGCCGAAAGCAGCCAGCAGATTCTCTGGCAGGCGCGGAGTCTGATCGACCCGCTGTTGCGCGAAGCCGCGCGCGTGCGTACGGCCATCGTGCTCGACGACGCCTCGTTCATCGACCGCCGTGCCGTGTGGACCGAATTCTCCGATCGCATTGCCTTGCTCGCGCGCATGGTTGCCGACAATCCCGCGCAACGCGTGCGGGTCGACCAGATGCGCGCGGCCGCGTTCGCCTGGCGCAAGCAGGCGGGCGAGATCGCCGACGCGCTGCGCGCGGGCAAACCCGCGGCGTTCGCGCGCGCGGCGGGCGACGGCCTGCCGCCGGAAATCGACACGGTGCGCGGCGTGCTGGGCGAATTTGTCGACGAGGAAACCCGCCTCGACCAGCAGCGCGTGGCGTCGCTACGGGTGACGCGCGAGCGCCAGCAGGATGCGCTGATCGTCGCCGTGGCGGGGTCGATGCTGATCTGGGCGTTCACGGCCGTCGCTTTCGCGCGCAACGTGGGCGTGCGGCTCGCGGCGCTCGGCGCGAACGCGGACCGGCTGAGCGTGGGCGCGGCACTCGCGCCGCCGCTCGAGGGCGACGACGAAATCGCCGCGCTCGACGCCGTGCTGCACCAGACGAGCGCGCGTCTGCGCGTGGCGGACCGCGAGCAGGCGGCGCTCAAGTCGCAGTTGCAGGCCCGCGCGACCGACCTCGCGCGCGCCAACGAATATCTGCGTCAGGAAACCCAGGACAACGAGATGTTCATCTATAGCGTCTCGCACGACCTGCGTTCGCCGCTGGTGAATCTGCAGGGTTTTTCCAAAGAGCTCGAGGTGTCGTGCGCCGATTTGCGCAAGCAGATCGACGCGGCGGGCTTGCCCGCGCACGAGCACCGGACGATGGCGGTCGTGCTCGACAGCGACGTGGACGAGTCGCTGCAATTCCTGCGCCAGGCGGTGGCGCGCGCGGCGGCCATCATCGAAGCGCTGTTGAGAATTTCGCGCGCGGGGCGGCTCGAATACCGCTGGCAGCGCGTGAACGTCGCGCGCGTGGTGGAGCGCGTGCTGGGCGGCATCGAGCCGACGCTGGCCGGCGCGGCGCGCATCGAAGTGGGCGAGTTGCCGAGCGCGTGGGGCGACCCCGCCGCGCTGGAACAGATTTTCGGCAGTCTCGTCGACAACGCGCTGCGCCATCTGGATGCGGCCAGGCCCGGGCGCGTCGAGATCGGTGCAATCATGGCGCATGAAACAAGCGGCGAATTGCCGCCAATAGACGCCCAATCCCCCGCTAACGACGCGGAAAAGCCGCCCGCGGAGCGCACACGGACCTACTATGTGCGCGACAATGGCGTCGGGATTCCGCCAGCGTACGTGCCGAAGCTGTTCCGCGCGTTTCAACGGCTGCACAACGGCGAGTCGGCGGGGCAGGGAACCGGCCTCGCGCTCGCGCGGCGCATCGTGGAGCGGCACGGCGGGCGGATCTGGGTCGAATCGCAACCGGGCGCCGGCTCGACGTTTTTTGTCGCGTTGCCCGATCAACCCATGCATATGATTTGA